One region of Candidatus Ozemobacteraceae bacterium genomic DNA includes:
- a CDS encoding AAA family ATPase, which yields MKILPRKIDLHSLLEKNSFFLFGPRATGKTCWIRHSLPQARLFDLLDSDVYDRFLRRPRQLSEEIGERDTLVVIDEIQKLPRLLDEVHRLIEERGIRFLLTGSSARQLKRQGANMLSGRAWQAGFFPLVSPEIPNFDLLRFLNFGGLPRVYLSTNPLEELKAYAHLYIHEEVKNEALTRKIENFVRFLDVMAAANGQEVNYQSLAGDSGVPPRTIENYVEILKDTLIGFELLPFTGTSKRKAVSRSKFFFFDPGVANFLAKRLPISEGNPAFGTSFEHWIILEIRTCLSLARIDLPLCYWRTTLRDEVDLIVGNDLAIEIKCTRQVQDKHLKGLRRLREEGKVREYCLISRDPVARTIDGIRIWPYEDFLARLWAGTIWNIG from the coding sequence ATGAAGATTCTGCCGCGAAAGATTGATCTGCATTCACTGCTGGAGAAAAACAGCTTCTTCCTCTTCGGCCCGAGGGCGACGGGAAAGACATGCTGGATCAGGCATTCCTTGCCGCAGGCACGCCTGTTCGATCTTCTCGATTCAGATGTCTACGACCGGTTTCTGAGGCGACCCCGCCAATTGTCCGAAGAGATCGGGGAGCGGGACACGCTGGTTGTCATCGACGAGATTCAGAAACTCCCCCGGCTCCTGGATGAAGTCCATCGCCTGATCGAGGAGCGGGGCATCCGGTTCCTGCTGACGGGCTCGAGCGCCCGGCAACTGAAGCGACAAGGAGCCAATATGCTCTCCGGGCGTGCCTGGCAGGCCGGCTTCTTCCCCCTCGTATCGCCAGAGATCCCGAATTTCGATCTGCTGAGGTTCCTGAATTTCGGTGGCCTGCCTCGCGTGTATCTCTCGACAAACCCGCTGGAGGAGCTGAAAGCCTACGCGCACCTGTACATCCACGAAGAGGTGAAAAACGAGGCTCTGACCAGGAAAATCGAGAATTTCGTCCGTTTTCTCGACGTGATGGCCGCCGCGAACGGCCAGGAGGTGAACTACCAGAGCCTCGCCGGCGATTCCGGCGTTCCGCCCCGAACGATCGAAAACTACGTCGAGATTCTGAAAGACACGCTCATCGGGTTCGAACTGCTCCCCTTTACGGGAACGAGCAAACGCAAAGCCGTCTCCCGTTCGAAGTTTTTCTTCTTCGACCCCGGCGTTGCCAATTTTCTTGCAAAGCGCCTCCCCATCAGCGAGGGGAACCCCGCGTTCGGCACATCCTTTGAACACTGGATCATCCTCGAGATTCGAACCTGCCTCAGCCTCGCACGAATCGATCTTCCGTTGTGTTACTGGAGAACCACGCTCCGGGATGAAGTCGATCTGATCGTCGGCAATGACCTCGCTATCGAGATCAAGTGCACCAGGCAGGTCCAGGACAAACATCTGAAGGGCCTGAGACGCTTGAGGGAAGAAGGAAAAGTCAGAGAATACTGCCTCATCAGCCGCGACCCCGTTGCCCGAACGATCGACGGCATCAGAATTTGGCCGTACGAAGACTTCCTCGCCCGCCTGTGGGCGGGAACCATCTGGAATATCGGCTGA